One Kitasatospora sp. MAP12-44 DNA segment encodes these proteins:
- a CDS encoding SigE family RNA polymerase sigma factor: MQQSEREALFEEFVLARSPALLRMCRLLTNDRGLAEDLLQTALANCYRHWDRARSDGREEAYVRTAIVNAHISSVRRRRFQEILMLRLPETGQDGASAAIDDRDLLRRALAELAPRTRATVVLRHYVGLTEQEAAQTLGCSVGNVKRLASRGLQQLRAAMGRQSSAPTGDAALQMCEGSVR; this comes from the coding sequence GTGCAGCAGAGCGAGAGAGAAGCACTGTTCGAGGAGTTCGTGCTGGCCCGCTCTCCGGCGCTGCTGCGCATGTGCCGGCTGCTCACCAACGACCGCGGGCTGGCCGAGGACCTGCTGCAGACCGCGCTGGCGAACTGCTACCGCCACTGGGACCGGGCCAGGTCCGACGGCAGAGAGGAGGCCTACGTGCGGACCGCGATCGTCAACGCGCACATCAGCAGTGTGCGTCGGCGCAGGTTCCAGGAGATCTTGATGCTGCGCCTGCCGGAGACCGGCCAGGACGGGGCATCGGCCGCGATCGACGACCGCGACCTGCTGCGCCGGGCGCTGGCCGAACTCGCCCCGCGCACCCGGGCCACGGTGGTGCTCCGGCACTACGTCGGGCTGACCGAACAGGAGGCGGCGCAGACGCTCGGCTGCTCGGTGGGCAACGTCAAGCGCCTCGCCTCACGCGGCCTGCAGCAACTGCGCGCCGCGATGGGCCGGCAGTCGAGCGCTCCGACCGGGGACGCCGCGCTTCAGATGTGCGAGGGGTCGGTCCGATGA
- a CDS encoding MarR family transcriptional regulator — MSEPQPAPTRDHALDQLTRAAYSLSAADSRLRGRATRTPGALSLTHARALRVLVETGPLPIGRLATATETTGAAATQLVNGLVAAGYVTRERPADDKRSVMVTLTDAGRRRHHERQAVLAGALDTALAHHDAVALDVATDVLRQLAAIYDRL, encoded by the coding sequence ATGTCCGAGCCGCAGCCCGCCCCCACTCGCGATCACGCCCTCGATCAGCTCACTCGCGCCGCCTACAGCCTCAGCGCCGCCGACTCCCGCCTGCGCGGACGCGCCACCCGCACACCCGGAGCGCTCTCCCTCACCCATGCGCGAGCGCTGCGCGTCCTCGTCGAGACGGGCCCGCTGCCGATCGGCCGACTGGCCACCGCCACCGAGACCACCGGCGCGGCCGCCACTCAACTGGTCAACGGCCTCGTCGCGGCGGGCTACGTCACCCGCGAACGCCCCGCGGACGACAAGCGATCAGTCATGGTCACCCTGACCGACGCGGGCCGGCGCCGTCACCACGAACGCCAGGCCGTCCTGGCCGGGGCACTCGACACGGCACTCGCGCACCACGATGCCGTTGCCCTGGACGTCGCGACCGACGTGTTGCGGCAGTTGGCCGCCATCTACGACCGACTGTGA
- a CDS encoding alpha-galactosidase — translation MAGVGVVPAAVAATPTPLLQVPPMGWNAWNTYGCGATQSLIESVADSLVANGMRDAGYRYVNVDDCWMARDANGNLTGNSNYPDMKALGDYLHARGFKFGIYESPGAKTCAGYSGSAGHEVNDANTFASWGVDYLKYDYCESASSLSAQVADFAKMRNALEATGRPIVFSINPNSGSNTGAGVTRDWGDVSDQARSTEDIGNQWWGQSWPNGIANIVTENATLAWRAKPGSFNDADMLEVGNGGLTTTEEQTHFAMWAMMAAPLIASANPSSLNATSLALLKNPRLIAIDQDALGLQARVIGGSRLINSSGSLVLAKPLSNGDVALALYNGSDSAQTLSASLAAVGIPGTGTWTDQYTGTVIQSSAAGITTQVPAHGTAVYRVTAPGAPASWYTALITPTAGAQSYEAEDPAHSIVSGRWINNSGAVFSACSACSGGEKVSWIGGTNKLYINGVYAQNAGTYPVTVQYVNGDGDRYASIWTNGENLQKVSFHGNGNWNSTQTATVELTLNAGYNTITFGNEYGGWAPDIDKISVPATG, via the coding sequence GTGGCAGGGGTCGGCGTGGTCCCGGCCGCGGTCGCTGCCACCCCGACACCGCTGCTCCAGGTTCCGCCCATGGGTTGGAACGCCTGGAACACCTACGGGTGCGGCGCGACCCAGTCACTGATCGAGTCGGTCGCAGACAGCCTTGTCGCGAACGGCATGCGGGACGCCGGATACCGGTACGTCAACGTCGACGACTGCTGGATGGCCCGTGACGCGAACGGCAATCTGACCGGCAACTCCAACTACCCCGACATGAAGGCCCTCGGCGACTACCTGCACGCGCGGGGCTTCAAGTTCGGCATCTACGAGTCACCGGGTGCCAAGACCTGCGCGGGATACTCCGGTAGCGCCGGGCACGAAGTCAACGACGCCAACACCTTCGCGTCCTGGGGCGTCGACTACCTCAAGTACGACTACTGCGAGAGTGCCTCGTCGCTGTCCGCCCAGGTCGCCGACTTCGCCAAGATGCGCAACGCGCTGGAAGCCACCGGCCGACCGATCGTCTTCAGCATCAACCCGAACAGCGGCAGCAATACGGGCGCGGGCGTCACACGGGACTGGGGCGACGTCTCCGACCAGGCGCGCAGCACCGAGGACATCGGGAACCAGTGGTGGGGCCAGAGCTGGCCCAACGGCATCGCCAACATCGTCACCGAGAACGCCACGCTGGCTTGGCGGGCCAAGCCGGGCTCGTTCAATGATGCGGACATGCTGGAGGTCGGCAACGGCGGGCTCACCACGACCGAGGAGCAGACCCACTTCGCCATGTGGGCGATGATGGCCGCGCCCCTGATCGCGAGCGCCAACCCGAGCAGCCTGAACGCGACTTCGCTGGCACTGCTGAAGAACCCGCGGCTCATCGCGATCGACCAGGACGCCCTGGGCCTCCAGGCGAGGGTCATCGGCGGGAGCCGATTGATCAACTCCTCGGGGTCGCTCGTCCTGGCGAAGCCGCTCAGCAACGGTGACGTCGCGCTCGCGCTCTACAACGGGTCGGACAGCGCGCAGACCCTGAGCGCCTCCCTGGCCGCGGTGGGCATCCCTGGCACGGGAACCTGGACCGACCAGTACACCGGCACCGTTATCCAGAGCAGTGCCGCTGGCATCACCACTCAGGTCCCGGCCCACGGCACCGCGGTGTACCGGGTCACCGCGCCCGGCGCGCCGGCCTCCTGGTACACCGCGTTGATCACCCCCACCGCGGGCGCCCAAAGCTACGAGGCCGAGGACCCCGCCCACTCGATCGTGTCGGGCCGCTGGATCAACAATTCCGGCGCGGTCTTCTCGGCCTGCTCGGCCTGCTCGGGCGGCGAGAAGGTGAGCTGGATCGGGGGAACGAACAAGCTCTACATCAACGGTGTCTATGCCCAGAACGCCGGCACCTACCCGGTCACCGTCCAGTACGTGAACGGGGACGGGGATCGCTACGCCTCGATCTGGACCAACGGCGAGAACCTGCAGAAGGTCTCGTTCCACGGGAACGGCAACTGGAACTCGACCCAGACAGCGACCGTGGAACTGACACTGAACGCGGGCTACAACACGATCACCTTCGGCAACGAGTACGGCGGTTGGGCCCCCGACATCGACAAAATCTCGGTGCCCGCCACCGGTTGA
- a CDS encoding alpha/beta hydrolase: MTARSTGQSWALDIALAQGGFDALHPQAKGTLEQLGHDHTDFDKVFDLVKSGAMLPKAWATVAGQAEERASHHEQGGFAQTAADLYVRAAVMWGRAQYSIFDATDPRKLAFREHANHCVERLGALRDNRVRRVVLDFEGSQIFGLLHLPAGAVKNAPAVILGPGMDMIKEDYIYAAERYYTSRGIVALSIEGPGQGESRANGLTVDLTNYERAISRYLDHLASLPEVDPARIGMFGISMSGYWGSRAAATDRRLAALAAFEAVTGDFRTIFERAQPTFKNNYMFMAGYTDEDTFDRELVDRMPLGDLVQEITCPVLYGIGEFDELTQLEQALANYERIRAPKEIRVYENEFHPLGGAAAEVFRFGAEWIERALNGAFHEPGRDVRHYVRGDGRTTDGTANPAWWLGAVPARITDARQA, encoded by the coding sequence ATGACTGCTCGTTCGACCGGCCAGAGCTGGGCCCTGGACATCGCCCTCGCCCAGGGCGGCTTCGACGCCCTGCACCCCCAGGCCAAGGGCACCCTGGAGCAGCTCGGCCACGACCACACCGACTTCGACAAGGTCTTCGACCTGGTGAAGAGCGGGGCAATGCTGCCCAAGGCCTGGGCCACCGTGGCCGGCCAGGCCGAGGAGCGTGCCTCCCACCACGAGCAGGGCGGCTTCGCGCAGACCGCCGCCGACCTGTACGTGCGCGCCGCGGTGATGTGGGGCCGCGCCCAGTACTCCATCTTCGACGCCACCGACCCGCGCAAGCTCGCCTTCCGCGAACACGCCAACCACTGCGTGGAGCGCCTGGGCGCGCTGCGCGACAACCGGGTCCGCCGGGTGGTCCTGGACTTCGAGGGCAGCCAGATCTTCGGCCTGCTGCACCTACCGGCCGGCGCGGTGAAGAACGCCCCCGCGGTGATCCTCGGGCCGGGGATGGACATGATCAAGGAGGACTACATCTACGCGGCCGAGCGGTACTACACCTCGCGCGGAATCGTCGCCCTCTCCATCGAGGGCCCGGGCCAGGGCGAGAGCCGGGCCAACGGACTCACCGTCGACCTCACCAACTACGAGCGGGCGATCAGCCGCTACCTCGACCACCTGGCCTCGCTCCCGGAGGTCGACCCGGCCCGGATCGGCATGTTCGGCATCTCGATGAGCGGTTACTGGGGTTCGCGCGCCGCGGCCACCGACCGCCGGCTCGCCGCGCTGGCCGCCTTCGAGGCCGTCACCGGCGACTTCCGGACGATCTTCGAGCGGGCCCAGCCGACCTTCAAGAACAACTACATGTTCATGGCCGGCTACACCGACGAGGACACGTTCGACCGCGAGCTGGTCGACCGCATGCCGCTCGGCGACCTGGTCCAGGAGATCACCTGCCCGGTCCTGTACGGCATCGGCGAGTTCGACGAGCTCACCCAGCTGGAGCAGGCCCTGGCCAACTACGAGCGGATCCGCGCACCCAAGGAGATCCGCGTCTACGAGAACGAGTTCCACCCCCTGGGCGGGGCCGCCGCAGAGGTGTTCCGCTTCGGCGCCGAGTGGATCGAGCGCGCCCTGAACGGCGCGTTCCACGAGCCCGGCCGCGACGTGCGCCACTACGTGCGCGGCGACGGCCGCACCACCGACGGCACCGCCAACCCCGCCTGGTGGCTCGGCGCCGTCCCCGCCCGGATCACCGACGCCCGCCAGGCGTGA
- a CDS encoding phytanoyl-CoA dioxygenase family protein — MTVMETAAPGRPMTDQQRERFERDGYLVVPGALDAFEIAHYSDALDRLYARESATGRVSPQGAMHRLSAVAAMPEAVDLIDHPRTFPLVWSVLGWNVHIYHSHLDVHPPIRTPKPYRFDWHQDGGRQNREIETSPRPRLSVKVAFWLSDLSETGRGNFKVVPGSHLTDRIDGPPSRDVEWPEPQGAVEVVANPGDAVFFDRRLWHTRTDNYSKTTRKGMFFAYSHRWSHNRDENDALLADGVSRGFSPVQRQLLGARLAAPGEVPGDHQWGHYPGTTPLHGHLRENGFLTSQYPPLMP, encoded by the coding sequence ATGACCGTGATGGAGACGGCCGCCCCCGGCCGGCCGATGACCGACCAGCAGCGCGAGCGATTCGAGCGGGACGGCTACCTGGTGGTGCCGGGCGCGCTGGACGCCTTCGAGATCGCGCACTACTCGGACGCGTTGGACCGCCTCTACGCACGGGAGAGCGCCACGGGCCGGGTCTCGCCCCAGGGGGCGATGCACCGGCTGAGCGCGGTGGCCGCGATGCCGGAGGCGGTGGACCTGATCGACCATCCGCGCACGTTCCCGCTGGTCTGGTCAGTGCTCGGCTGGAACGTGCACATCTACCACTCGCACCTGGACGTGCACCCGCCGATCCGGACGCCGAAGCCCTACCGCTTCGACTGGCACCAGGACGGCGGACGCCAGAACCGGGAGATCGAGACCAGCCCGCGCCCACGCCTGTCGGTGAAGGTCGCCTTCTGGCTCTCCGACCTGTCCGAGACCGGCCGCGGCAACTTCAAGGTCGTCCCGGGCAGCCACCTGACCGACCGGATCGACGGCCCGCCGAGCCGGGATGTCGAGTGGCCGGAGCCGCAGGGTGCCGTCGAGGTCGTCGCGAACCCGGGTGACGCCGTCTTCTTCGACCGAAGGCTGTGGCACACCCGGACCGACAACTACTCGAAGACCACCCGCAAGGGCATGTTCTTCGCCTACTCGCACCGCTGGTCCCACAACCGGGACGAGAACGACGCACTGCTCGCGGACGGGGTGTCCCGGGGCTTCTCCCCGGTCCAGCGCCAGCTGCTGGGCGCGCGGCTGGCCGCCCCGGGCGAGGTGCCCGGCGACCACCAGTGGGGGCACTACCCGGGCACCACTCCGCTGCATGGCCACCTCAGGGAGAACGGCTTCCTCACCTCGCAGTACCCGCCGCTCATGCCCTGA